TCAAGGAAATAATAACGTTAAGGCACTCGAAGAAATATTAGATAAATTGTAGTTAGCCCTTTTTTATATTGTTACTCACCCATACCTGGAAACTGTCCATAAAGGTGATCAGGAATGTCTTGGTAGACTCATTAATGAGTACCCCCTGATCGTCAAATAATTTGGCAGCATTCCCGATATAAGCCTCGGGTTGAGGCATAGCAGGTACGTTGAGAAACACCAGAGACTGGCGCAAGTGATGATTTGCCCCGAAAGCACCAATATTGCCGGGCGAAACGCTCATCACGGCGCCAGGCTTGCCTTGCCAACAACTTTTTCCGTAAGGGCGGGAGCCGACATCAATGGCGTTTTTTAACACTGCCGGTACAGAACGGTTATATTCCGGTGTCACAAAAAGCACAGCATCAAAGGAGACCAGCTGACTGCGGAATGTTAGCCATTCGTTGGGAGGGTCAGCTTCAAGGTCTTCATTGTAAAGCGCCAGATCGCCTATATTAATGATCTTCAGCTCAAGTGATTCTGGAGCAAGTTTAATTAAGGCATTAGCCATTTTTCTGTTCCAGGATTCCTTGCGCAGGCTGCCCACCAGAACTGCTATTTTAAATTTTGTCATAATAAATCGTTTAAAGAATCTGGTATTTCAGGTTCTACAAGCTTAGCTAACTTCTCCAGCGATTCCTGCCAGCCTAAATAGCACATTTCTACAGGTATAACTGAAGGAATTCCCTCCTGCGTAACTTTTATTTCCGTTCCCACGATCGTTTTTTGAAGCCAAACAGAAGTGATCATCTCACCCGGAAGATTAGGATCATCAAATATATCGGTGTACTTCAGAAACTCATTGGGTTTGATCTCAAGGTATTTTCCTCCGAATGAATGGCTGTGGCCAGTAGTAAAATTTAAAAAAGACATTCGAAAAGAACCACCTGTCTCTACAGTCATTTCGTGGACCGTACAAAGATAGCCATATGGAGGAAGCCACGACGCAATTGCTAAGGCTTCGGTGAATGCACGATATACCTTTTCCGGAGATGCTTTAAGGATTCTGTGTAATGAAACATTATTGTCAGACATAAAATTATTGTTTTAATCTTAACCAACTTGCTGATTTAAGAATTCAAGTAAATTCTCTTCCAACACTATAGTGTTGTATTCTGACTCCCCAGCGTTGTTAGAAATAGCGAGTTCATCTTCGTTTACCGTAATCGTAAAGGGAATACCCGCTATGATTTCAGGAAATAAG
This is a stretch of genomic DNA from Candidatus Pedobacter colombiensis. It encodes these proteins:
- a CDS encoding NAD(P)H-dependent oxidoreductase, which produces MTKFKIAVLVGSLRKESWNRKMANALIKLAPESLELKIINIGDLALYNEDLEADPPNEWLTFRSQLVSFDAVLFVTPEYNRSVPAVLKNAIDVGSRPYGKSCWQGKPGAVMSVSPGNIGAFGANHHLRQSLVFLNVPAMPQPEAYIGNAAKLFDDQGVLINESTKTFLITFMDSFQVWVSNNIKKG
- a CDS encoding SRPBCC family protein, whose product is MSDNNVSLHRILKASPEKVYRAFTEALAIASWLPPYGYLCTVHEMTVETGGSFRMSFLNFTTGHSHSFGGKYLEIKPNEFLKYTDIFDDPNLPGEMITSVWLQKTIVGTEIKVTQEGIPSVIPVEMCYLGWQESLEKLAKLVEPEIPDSLNDLL